In one Armatimonadota bacterium genomic region, the following are encoded:
- a CDS encoding S8 family serine peptidase — MKSIRCASILAIYFLILPSFCFALPWKHSLPRHGKYVPGEILVQFRKGAPADKIIKEHGASIKEVIPRINVYRLRLPKGKTIEEAQAEFSRNPHINFASPNHIIYADLFPNDELFFLQWGLYNSYGRYDIHAPEAWDINTGSDSIIIAIIDTGIDSSHPDLAGKIVAGYNAIDGSSNTEDDHMHGTFVSGIAAAWGDDYTGIAGVNWNALLMPIKVLNADGYGEEADAAEGIIWAVEHGAKVINTSIGTYLHVPALEAAVNEAWAAGCVLTAASGNDGLDDRTDPHYPSYYPATISVGATNEYDMRCTAADWGEGGSNYGDSLDVMAPGSFIISSVPWWYWSWLFDGFEILSGTSASTPFVSGLAALIWSAHPDWTNQQVRDQIEQTCDDISTAGWDRYTGWGRINAYRALSEAFETYLTIGELWNAEIGEFVKLSAKPVPAGTVQFGDRFYIEEPDRSAGIMVYYGQSVTTPTSIGDLVEVAGELYTAKPEDFPNGELAIINPRVTIVGNGITVAPLGISNKDVGGQELGYRGITGGIGLPNTGLLVKTWGKVTSVGRNFIYVDDGSNLNDGSGLTGLKVYTAGTPSVKKNDFVSVTGISTIEIPAYTEIRIPVIRARQPADINKLN, encoded by the coding sequence ATGAAAAGCATTAGATGCGCTTCAATATTAGCCATTTATTTCTTGATTCTGCCTTCGTTTTGCTTTGCACTACCATGGAAGCATTCGCTTCCAAGACACGGGAAATACGTCCCTGGCGAAATACTTGTGCAATTTCGAAAAGGTGCGCCAGCAGATAAGATAATTAAAGAACACGGTGCTTCCATCAAAGAAGTTATCCCGCGGATTAATGTATACCGCCTCCGTCTGCCAAAAGGGAAAACAATCGAAGAAGCGCAAGCCGAGTTTTCACGCAACCCTCATATAAATTTCGCTAGCCCCAACCATATAATATACGCCGATTTGTTTCCAAACGACGAGCTTTTCTTCCTGCAATGGGGTCTTTATAACAGCTATGGACGATACGATATACATGCGCCTGAGGCATGGGATATAAACACTGGCTCAGATAGCATAATCATTGCAATAATAGACACAGGCATAGACTCCAGCCACCCTGACTTAGCAGGTAAGATTGTCGCTGGCTACAATGCGATTGATGGTTCATCAAATACAGAAGACGACCACATGCACGGTACTTTTGTATCAGGAATTGCCGCCGCGTGGGGAGACGACTACACGGGAATAGCTGGAGTTAATTGGAATGCCCTTCTTATGCCAATTAAGGTGTTGAACGCCGACGGTTATGGAGAAGAAGCAGACGCAGCCGAAGGCATAATCTGGGCTGTTGAGCACGGCGCCAAAGTTATCAATACGAGCATTGGCACATATTTGCATGTGCCAGCTTTGGAAGCTGCAGTGAATGAAGCATGGGCCGCTGGATGTGTACTTACCGCTGCAAGCGGCAACGACGGCCTTGATGACCGAACTGACCCGCATTATCCCTCATACTATCCAGCAACAATCTCAGTGGGTGCAACCAATGAATATGATATGCGTTGCACAGCTGCCGACTGGGGCGAAGGCGGAAGCAACTATGGAGATTCGCTCGATGTCATGGCGCCGGGGAGCTTCATAATTAGCAGTGTACCCTGGTGGTATTGGTCATGGTTATTCGATGGCTTCGAGATACTGAGTGGAACTTCAGCCTCAACACCATTTGTTTCTGGCCTAGCTGCGCTCATATGGTCAGCGCACCCCGACTGGACAAACCAACAAGTGCGCGACCAAATTGAGCAAACCTGCGACGATATCAGCACAGCAGGTTGGGATAGGTATACAGGCTGGGGACGAATTAACGCATATCGGGCACTCAGTGAGGCGTTTGAAACTTATTTAACCATCGGAGAGCTTTGGAACGCCGAAATTGGCGAGTTTGTCAAACTATCTGCAAAGCCTGTACCGGCAGGAACGGTACAGTTTGGGGATAGATTCTATATCGAGGAACCTGATCGGTCAGCAGGAATTATGGTCTATTATGGCCAATCGGTAACCACACCAACGTCAATAGGCGACCTTGTGGAAGTTGCTGGCGAGCTTTACACAGCAAAGCCTGAGGATTTCCCAAACGGCGAATTAGCGATTATCAATCCACGCGTCACAATAGTAGGCAATGGAATAACAGTAGCTCCACTAGGTATTTCAAATAAAGATGTTGGAGGGCAGGAGTTGGGATATCGAGGCATAACAGGCGGAATTGGGCTGCCGAACACAGGGTTGTTGGTAAAAACATGGGGCAAAGTTACAAGTGTTGGTCGAAATTTCATATATGTAGACGATGGATCCAATCTAAATGATGGTTCAGGCCTTACAGGACTTAAGGTTTACACAGCTGGGACGCCTTCCGTTAAGAAAAACGATTTTGTAAGCGTGACCGGCATCAGCACCATTGAAATTCCTGCATATACAGAAATAAGAATCCCCGTAATTCGTGCCAGACAACCAGCTGATATAAATAAGCTGAATTAA
- a CDS encoding gamma-glutamyl-gamma-aminobutyrate hydrolase family protein, protein MKEPVIGITTGTAKNSPPDDQLKDYQPYADAIRDAGGAPIFLCPSPYLDPQELHEALVQIDGLLLSGGRDVHPDNYTSRTELGDEKLSTEELITKYKMDCDPERDALELPLIRAAYLKGMPILGICRGFQVLNVALGGSLVKDVRTGLRHKSYTKEDEPEHKSGSSSSHDIQIREDSRLYEILGQDIKKVNSRHHQGVSAKEKSPRLMPVAFAPDGLIEGLEGLNHPWIIAVQWHPEKTSDEYIYKPCKRLFKAFVIAAQEYAELP, encoded by the coding sequence ATGAAAGAACCTGTAATCGGAATTACGACGGGGACAGCCAAAAACTCACCGCCAGACGACCAGCTTAAGGATTACCAACCCTACGCTGATGCTATTCGAGATGCGGGCGGAGCGCCAATATTTCTCTGTCCCTCTCCATATCTCGACCCCCAAGAGCTCCATGAGGCTCTAGTCCAAATTGACGGTCTCCTCCTAAGTGGCGGTCGGGACGTTCACCCTGATAATTATACTTCGCGAACTGAGCTGGGGGATGAAAAACTCTCAACGGAGGAATTGATTACGAAATATAAAATGGACTGCGACCCCGAGCGCGATGCGCTCGAACTTCCGCTTATTCGTGCAGCCTACTTAAAGGGCATGCCTATTCTTGGGATATGCCGCGGCTTTCAGGTTTTGAATGTCGCACTCGGTGGCAGTTTAGTGAAAGATGTTCGCACTGGCCTAAGGCATAAATCATATACCAAAGAAGATGAGCCAGAGCATAAATCGGGTTCGAGTAGCTCACACGACATACAAATTCGCGAGGATAGTCGCTTATATGAAATTCTCGGACAAGATATCAAGAAAGTAAATAGCCGCCATCATCAAGGAGTATCCGCAAAGGAAAAATCCCCAAGGCTCATGCCCGTTGCGTTTGCACCAGATGGACTTATCGAAGGACTTGAGGGATTGAACCATCCTTGGATAATAGCGGTCCAATGGCATCCAGAGAAAACATCAGATGAATACATCTACAAGCCATGTAAACGTCTATTCAAAGCCTTTGTAATTGCCGCACAAGAGTATGCTGAATTGCCGTAA
- a CDS encoding GNAT family N-acetyltransferase: protein MLETERLVLRLIRENDAPALHRIMNDPEVTHNLLFPYPLPKEQVAIWIKSSIEGFSRREKYPMVIVLRESNEVIGVCAFYRVNWEHMNTELVYWLGKQHWGKGYMTEAVRKMLVFGFEELGFERIYAGCFTRNFASRRVLEKVGFSYEGLARHEFKKGDEFLDVFHFGLTRSDFLKEKYKTCV from the coding sequence ATGCTAGAGACCGAACGCCTAGTCCTGAGGCTAATTAGAGAAAATGATGCGCCTGCTTTGCATCGGATTATGAACGATCCGGAGGTTACCCATAACCTGCTATTCCCCTATCCTTTGCCAAAAGAGCAGGTGGCGATTTGGATAAAAAGCAGTATCGAGGGCTTTAGCCGGCGTGAGAAATACCCAATGGTTATCGTGTTAAGGGAATCTAATGAGGTGATTGGCGTTTGCGCCTTCTACCGAGTCAACTGGGAACATATGAATACTGAGCTTGTCTATTGGCTTGGCAAGCAACACTGGGGCAAAGGTTATATGACGGAGGCGGTTCGCAAAATGCTTGTGTTCGGTTTTGAAGAGCTGGGATTTGAGCGAATTTATGCAGGATGTTTTACAAGGAATTTTGCCTCTCGTCGCGTTCTGGAGAAGGTGGGATTCTCATATGAAGGACTTGCTAGACATGAATTCAAAAAGGGCGACGAGTTTCTTGATGTTTTTCACTTTGGCTTAACGCGTAGCGATTTTTTAAAAGAAAAATATAAAACTTGTGTTTAG
- a CDS encoding GNAT family N-acetyltransferase yields the protein MSHSQLKMIIRDLSNLPPIEIPKGYELRTFKPGDEAAWAEIMNTGIGEWSEQSCREKLTGCPQFMPEGLFFVTYKGKPVGSACAWRPSETEWEKGSLHMVCVLPEHRSKGLGYLLSLAVLHFFRDHGFKEVELLTDDFRIPAIKTYLRLGFQPLCTDDTHPTRWKTILAQIGEPK from the coding sequence ATGAGCCATAGCCAGTTAAAAATGATAATTCGGGATTTGAGCAATCTGCCGCCAATCGAAATCCCCAAGGGTTACGAATTACGAACATTCAAGCCTGGAGATGAAGCCGCATGGGCAGAAATAATGAACACAGGAATTGGTGAATGGAGTGAACAAAGCTGTCGCGAAAAGCTCACAGGGTGCCCGCAATTTATGCCAGAAGGCTTGTTCTTCGTTACATACAAGGGCAAGCCAGTTGGCTCAGCATGTGCATGGCGACCTTCTGAAACAGAGTGGGAAAAAGGTTCGCTTCACATGGTCTGCGTGCTGCCTGAGCACCGGTCAAAAGGTTTGGGATACCTACTGTCGCTAGCTGTTCTCCATTTCTTTCGGGATCATGGCTTTAAGGAAGTCGAACTTTTGACTGATGATTTCCGAATCCCGGCGATAAAGACCTATCTTCGCCTTGGATTCCAACCGCTATGCACAGACGACACGCACCCAACTCGTTGGAAGACTATCTTAGCTCAAATCGGCGAACCCAAATGA
- the hisS gene encoding histidine--tRNA ligase, producing MRYSAPRGTQDILPRESFRWQYIEAKFREICSLYGYNELRTPTFEETELFTRSIGEHTDIVSKEMYTFLDRAGRSMTLRPEGTAPVVRAYVQHKLFGEMPVSKFYYIASIFRYERPQAGRFREHHQVGVEALGSLDPAIDAEVIALLMHYLSSLGLQDLELRINSIGCPGCRPEYREILQKAVQPFLVELCESCQIRFHANPLRMLDCKVPRCRELTVSVPNIVEHLCKECDEHLKTVLHYLDILGISYVLDSRLVRGFDYYTKTAFEVVSTYLGAQNAVGGGGRYDGLVVEVGGPPTPAVGFGSGIERTLMVMEAQGIEIPVADHPAVFVATVGDAPREAGIKLLADLRKAGISAETDYSGKSLKAQMKAADRAHVYLVIIIGEDELNRGKVKIRNMETKEETDVSLGDAVEQTRKIIESKRESVGK from the coding sequence ATGCGATATTCCGCGCCGCGGGGGACGCAGGACATTCTCCCGCGCGAAAGTTTTCGCTGGCAATACATCGAGGCTAAGTTCCGAGAAATCTGCAGCCTATATGGATATAATGAGCTCCGCACTCCTACGTTCGAGGAAACGGAGCTCTTTACACGTAGCATAGGCGAGCATACAGATATTGTCAGCAAGGAGATGTATACCTTCCTTGACCGTGCTGGTCGAAGCATGACGCTAAGGCCGGAAGGCACGGCGCCAGTTGTGCGAGCGTATGTCCAGCATAAACTTTTCGGCGAGATGCCGGTCTCGAAATTTTACTACATCGCCAGCATTTTTCGCTATGAGCGACCCCAAGCCGGAAGGTTTCGTGAGCACCACCAGGTTGGCGTGGAAGCTCTGGGCTCGCTTGACCCGGCAATTGATGCGGAGGTCATTGCATTGCTCATGCATTATTTGAGTTCGCTCGGCCTCCAAGATTTAGAGCTGAGAATCAACTCGATTGGTTGTCCGGGGTGCCGGCCTGAGTACAGGGAGATTTTACAAAAGGCAGTTCAGCCTTTCCTTGTGGAATTGTGCGAAAGCTGTCAGATCAGATTCCATGCAAATCCCCTGCGGATGCTTGATTGCAAGGTGCCTCGGTGCCGAGAGCTGACCGTAAGCGTTCCAAATATCGTTGAACATTTGTGCAAGGAATGCGATGAACACCTCAAAACCGTTCTGCACTATTTGGATATCCTTGGCATCAGTTATGTTTTGGATTCTAGGTTAGTTCGAGGATTTGACTATTACACTAAAACTGCGTTCGAAGTAGTGAGCACCTACCTTGGAGCGCAAAATGCTGTTGGAGGTGGCGGGCGATATGACGGTCTTGTTGTCGAAGTGGGCGGCCCCCCAACTCCTGCTGTTGGCTTCGGCTCAGGAATTGAGCGAACACTTATGGTCATGGAAGCGCAAGGGATCGAAATACCAGTAGCTGACCACCCGGCAGTATTTGTAGCCACAGTTGGCGATGCCCCCCGTGAGGCAGGCATAAAGCTTCTTGCAGACCTTCGGAAGGCTGGTATTTCGGCAGAGACTGATTACTCTGGCAAAAGTCTAAAGGCTCAAATGAAGGCCGCTGACCGTGCACACGTTTATTTGGTAATCATCATTGGCGAGGATGAATTGAATCGCGGTAAAGTGAAAATTCGGAATATGGAAACGAAGGAAGAAACCGATGTATCACTAGGCGATGCAGTAGAGCAAACACGAAAGATAATTGAAAGTAAGCGAGAATCTGTTGGCAAATAG